From one Mytilus galloprovincialis chromosome 13, xbMytGall1.hap1.1, whole genome shotgun sequence genomic stretch:
- the LOC143056530 gene encoding tripartite motif-containing protein 2-like isoform X1, with translation MAMMSSTLVETVSINYEDFNDSFLTCGTCLCVYDNIEHSPKLLPCSHTVCRSCLDRIVESQIHDTGYFRCPICREHIGIPRSGVATFPPSFLVNQLLDLMSRQRRDVIPKCSTHNNQELLFCETCDSVFCTLCAGGEHNGRGASEHTVIPFSIAIKRMSEILLYKAHLCIKNLNHAYDTVSSEMQNLESSVEKTVEGINRSFQDLIALVDKRRHECLQWVRKIREEKRKNLREQLDIIQAEKEKVQSECDGLQYQVEVRNITKKIGDLNEKLDATSNLSEPRENSFLKYEYRHNSALKDMTKLLNEFGRIKTSTTFPALCSGKIGEAVTHLKSSVTLLTVDYHGNPRTSGADPVGAEVRSDKGEIIESKIRDKENGTYEIQYVPTKPGKVKMFISIFNRPVKGSPFVIDVSEHNNPVMKFGSLGNGEEHLRQPVRVVTNNDNNIVYALDTGNCRIKCLDNTGQFKSHIGPLGLESSGGTGLALTPEKNLAVINWRTKYVTVMNPDGDLLSKFTHQDFLEPIDIAVNSRGEIIVADNGANRVFMFDANGKLLTTFGGKGSKEGQFKLICAIVIGKCDEILVADHRVQIFSRDGKFSRVIPDQGKGQFCGLNVDSGGLILATKTEKTQSYVQVLNSSGRLMFNIDSHHDKLKRPSGLATTTDHHVYVADLGNHCIKKYRYK, from the exons ATGG ctatgatgTCATCAACCCTCGTTGAGACTGTATCCATTAACTATGAAGATTTTAATGACAGTTTCCTGACATGTGGGACCTGTTTGTGTGTATACGATAACATTGAACACTCGCCTAAACTACTACCATGCTCTCATACAGTTTGTCGTAGTTGTCTGGATAGAATTGTTGAATCTCAAATACATGACACAGGGTACTTTCGTTGTCCAATCTGCCGAGAACACATAGGAATTCCACGATCTGGAGTAGCCACATTTCCTCCAAGCTTTCTGGTCAATCAGTTATTAGATCTCATGTCGAGACAAAGACGAGACGTTATACCAAAGTGTTCAACTCATAACAACCAAGAACTGCTCTTTTGTGAGACTTGTGATTCCGTATTTTGTACTTTATGTGCAGGTGGTGAACATAATGGCCGGGGGGCAAGTGAACATACTGTAATTCCCTTTTCGATTGCCATTAAAAGAATGTCGGAGATATTACTATACAAAGCCCATTTATGCATTAAAAATCTGAATCATGCCTACGACACAGTTTCTAGTGAAATGCAGAATTTAGAATCGTCAGTAGAGAAGACTGTCGAAGGTATAAATAGGTCATTCCAAGATCTCATCGCATTGGTTGATAAAAGGAGACATGAATGCTTACAATGGGTGAGAAAAATACGGGAGGAAAAACGCAAGAACTTACGAGAACAATTAGATATTATTCAGGCTGAGAAAGAAAAAGTTCAGTCTGAATGTGACGGGTTACAATATCAAGTAGAAGTGAGAAACATAACCAAAAAAATTGGTGATCTAAACGAGAAACTAGATGCAACTTCCAATCTTTCGGAACCTAGGGAAAACTCATTCTTGAAATATGAGTATCGTCATAACTCGGCACTGAAAGATATGACAAAGTTATTAAATGAATTTGGGAGGATCAAAACCAGTACAACATTCCCCGCTCTCTGCTCAGGGAAAATTGGAGAGGCAGTGACACATTTGAAATCATCAGTTACCCTTTTGACAGTTGATTACCATGGAAATCCCCGTACTAGTGGGGCAGATCCAGTAGGTGCAGAGGTCAGATCAGACAAGGGAGAAATCATTGAATCAAAAATTCGTGACAAAGAAAATGGAACATACGAAATACAATATGTACCCACCAAGCCAGGGAAAGTGAAAATGTTCATCAGTATATTTAACCGACCTGTCAAGGGAAGTCCTTTTGTAATTGATGTCTCCGAGCACAATAATCCAGTTATGAAATTCGGCTCCTTAGGGAATGGAGAGGAGCATTTACGACAGCCAGTTAGGGTTGTTACAAATAATGACAATAACATTGTTTATGCTTTAGATACTGGTAATTGTAGGATCAAATGTCTTGACAATACTGGTCAATTTAAAAGTCATATAGGACCATTAGGATTAGAAAGTTCTGGAGGTACGGGTCTCGCTCTGACGCCAGAGAAAAACTTGGCTGTAATAAATTGGAGAACTAAATATGTAACTGTGATGAACCCTGATGGAGATCTTCTCTCCAAATTTACACATCAGGACTTTTTGGAACCAATAGATATAGCCGTTAATAGTCGAGGGGAGATCATCGTGGCCGATAATGGGGCAAACCGTGTATTCATGTTTGATGCCAATGGCAAACTTTTGACAACATTTGGCGGGAAAGGAAGTAAAGAAGGACAATTTAAACTTATTTGTGCCATAGTCATAGGAAAATGTGATGAAATCCTTGTTGCCGATCACCGAGTTCAAATATTTAGCCGTGATGGGAAATTTTCCCGTGTGATACCTGACCAAGGTAAAGGTCAGTTTTGTGGATTGAATGTGGATTCTGGTGGATTGATTCTTGCCACAAAAACAGAGAAAACCCAGAGCTACGTTCAAGTGTTGAATTCCAGTGGCAGACTTATGTTTAACATAGATAGCCACCATGACAAACTGAAGCGACCAAGTGGGCTGGCAACCACAACTGACCACCATGTGTATGTGGCTGACCTTGGCAATCACTGTATCAAAAAGTATCGTTATAAATAA
- the LOC143056530 gene encoding tripartite motif-containing protein 2-like isoform X2, translating to MMSSTLVETVSINYEDFNDSFLTCGTCLCVYDNIEHSPKLLPCSHTVCRSCLDRIVESQIHDTGYFRCPICREHIGIPRSGVATFPPSFLVNQLLDLMSRQRRDVIPKCSTHNNQELLFCETCDSVFCTLCAGGEHNGRGASEHTVIPFSIAIKRMSEILLYKAHLCIKNLNHAYDTVSSEMQNLESSVEKTVEGINRSFQDLIALVDKRRHECLQWVRKIREEKRKNLREQLDIIQAEKEKVQSECDGLQYQVEVRNITKKIGDLNEKLDATSNLSEPRENSFLKYEYRHNSALKDMTKLLNEFGRIKTSTTFPALCSGKIGEAVTHLKSSVTLLTVDYHGNPRTSGADPVGAEVRSDKGEIIESKIRDKENGTYEIQYVPTKPGKVKMFISIFNRPVKGSPFVIDVSEHNNPVMKFGSLGNGEEHLRQPVRVVTNNDNNIVYALDTGNCRIKCLDNTGQFKSHIGPLGLESSGGTGLALTPEKNLAVINWRTKYVTVMNPDGDLLSKFTHQDFLEPIDIAVNSRGEIIVADNGANRVFMFDANGKLLTTFGGKGSKEGQFKLICAIVIGKCDEILVADHRVQIFSRDGKFSRVIPDQGKGQFCGLNVDSGGLILATKTEKTQSYVQVLNSSGRLMFNIDSHHDKLKRPSGLATTTDHHVYVADLGNHCIKKYRYK from the coding sequence atgatgTCATCAACCCTCGTTGAGACTGTATCCATTAACTATGAAGATTTTAATGACAGTTTCCTGACATGTGGGACCTGTTTGTGTGTATACGATAACATTGAACACTCGCCTAAACTACTACCATGCTCTCATACAGTTTGTCGTAGTTGTCTGGATAGAATTGTTGAATCTCAAATACATGACACAGGGTACTTTCGTTGTCCAATCTGCCGAGAACACATAGGAATTCCACGATCTGGAGTAGCCACATTTCCTCCAAGCTTTCTGGTCAATCAGTTATTAGATCTCATGTCGAGACAAAGACGAGACGTTATACCAAAGTGTTCAACTCATAACAACCAAGAACTGCTCTTTTGTGAGACTTGTGATTCCGTATTTTGTACTTTATGTGCAGGTGGTGAACATAATGGCCGGGGGGCAAGTGAACATACTGTAATTCCCTTTTCGATTGCCATTAAAAGAATGTCGGAGATATTACTATACAAAGCCCATTTATGCATTAAAAATCTGAATCATGCCTACGACACAGTTTCTAGTGAAATGCAGAATTTAGAATCGTCAGTAGAGAAGACTGTCGAAGGTATAAATAGGTCATTCCAAGATCTCATCGCATTGGTTGATAAAAGGAGACATGAATGCTTACAATGGGTGAGAAAAATACGGGAGGAAAAACGCAAGAACTTACGAGAACAATTAGATATTATTCAGGCTGAGAAAGAAAAAGTTCAGTCTGAATGTGACGGGTTACAATATCAAGTAGAAGTGAGAAACATAACCAAAAAAATTGGTGATCTAAACGAGAAACTAGATGCAACTTCCAATCTTTCGGAACCTAGGGAAAACTCATTCTTGAAATATGAGTATCGTCATAACTCGGCACTGAAAGATATGACAAAGTTATTAAATGAATTTGGGAGGATCAAAACCAGTACAACATTCCCCGCTCTCTGCTCAGGGAAAATTGGAGAGGCAGTGACACATTTGAAATCATCAGTTACCCTTTTGACAGTTGATTACCATGGAAATCCCCGTACTAGTGGGGCAGATCCAGTAGGTGCAGAGGTCAGATCAGACAAGGGAGAAATCATTGAATCAAAAATTCGTGACAAAGAAAATGGAACATACGAAATACAATATGTACCCACCAAGCCAGGGAAAGTGAAAATGTTCATCAGTATATTTAACCGACCTGTCAAGGGAAGTCCTTTTGTAATTGATGTCTCCGAGCACAATAATCCAGTTATGAAATTCGGCTCCTTAGGGAATGGAGAGGAGCATTTACGACAGCCAGTTAGGGTTGTTACAAATAATGACAATAACATTGTTTATGCTTTAGATACTGGTAATTGTAGGATCAAATGTCTTGACAATACTGGTCAATTTAAAAGTCATATAGGACCATTAGGATTAGAAAGTTCTGGAGGTACGGGTCTCGCTCTGACGCCAGAGAAAAACTTGGCTGTAATAAATTGGAGAACTAAATATGTAACTGTGATGAACCCTGATGGAGATCTTCTCTCCAAATTTACACATCAGGACTTTTTGGAACCAATAGATATAGCCGTTAATAGTCGAGGGGAGATCATCGTGGCCGATAATGGGGCAAACCGTGTATTCATGTTTGATGCCAATGGCAAACTTTTGACAACATTTGGCGGGAAAGGAAGTAAAGAAGGACAATTTAAACTTATTTGTGCCATAGTCATAGGAAAATGTGATGAAATCCTTGTTGCCGATCACCGAGTTCAAATATTTAGCCGTGATGGGAAATTTTCCCGTGTGATACCTGACCAAGGTAAAGGTCAGTTTTGTGGATTGAATGTGGATTCTGGTGGATTGATTCTTGCCACAAAAACAGAGAAAACCCAGAGCTACGTTCAAGTGTTGAATTCCAGTGGCAGACTTATGTTTAACATAGATAGCCACCATGACAAACTGAAGCGACCAAGTGGGCTGGCAACCACAACTGACCACCATGTGTATGTGGCTGACCTTGGCAATCACTGTATCAAAAAGTATCGTTATAAATAA